Proteins found in one Candidatus Binataceae bacterium genomic segment:
- a CDS encoding 3-oxoacyl-ACP reductase family protein — protein MGKGHAGRVAVVSGAASGIGQAIASRLAEDGVQVAIADIQDASATLDTIRSAGGRAVAFQCDVSEPQSVAKLAEQVMRDLGRCDILVNDAGVLPHLSFHQMTFEQWRRVLAVNLDSMFLMSKAFVPDMRARGWGRVVNVASNTLGMVLPNFVHYVTSKGGVVGFTRSLASELGPDGITVNAIAPSLTRTPGTLTQVGNREGYYEMIAQRQAIKRVSMPQDLVGAVSFLTSDDAAFMTGQTLYVDGGLVRV, from the coding sequence ATGGGTAAAGGTCATGCAGGAAGGGTCGCCGTAGTCAGCGGAGCAGCTTCGGGGATCGGCCAGGCAATCGCATCGCGGCTGGCAGAGGACGGAGTCCAAGTCGCAATTGCTGATATCCAGGATGCGAGTGCGACGCTGGACACGATCAGGTCCGCCGGCGGACGGGCCGTGGCCTTTCAGTGCGATGTTTCAGAGCCGCAATCCGTGGCCAAGTTGGCGGAGCAGGTGATGCGTGACCTTGGCCGCTGCGACATCCTAGTCAACGATGCCGGCGTGCTTCCTCATCTGAGTTTTCACCAGATGACGTTTGAGCAATGGCGCCGCGTCCTGGCCGTCAATCTGGACTCGATGTTCTTGATGTCCAAGGCGTTCGTACCCGATATGCGGGCACGAGGATGGGGCAGGGTGGTCAATGTCGCGTCGAACACCTTGGGCATGGTTCTCCCCAACTTCGTCCATTACGTCACCAGCAAGGGTGGAGTGGTGGGTTTTACCCGCTCCTTGGCCAGCGAGTTGGGGCCGGACGGAATCACGGTGAATGCGATTGCGCCCAGTCTGACCCGCACCCCGGGAACTTTGACCCAGGTAGGCAATCGCGAAGGTTACTATGAGATGATCGCCCAGCGCCAAGCGATTAAGCGGGTTTCGATGCCCCAGGATCTAGTCGGCGCGGTATCGTTTCTCACCAGCGATGATGCTGCTTTCATGACCGGTCAGACGTTGTACGTCGATGGCGGTCTGGTGCGCGTGTGA